CGAAAGCATTTCCCAAAGACAATAAAATTCCACGATCTTATTATGACGCTAAGAAAATGTTGCGTGATCTTGGTTTAGGGTACGAAACTATTCATGTATGTAAGTATGATTGTGCTTTATTTTGGAAAGAGAATAAAAATGCTGAAAGATATCCTATATGTGGTCATGAACGATACAAATTCCAAGGAACTAAAGGCAAGAAGATCCCACACAAAAAGATGCAATATTTTACTATAACTCCACGACTATAGAGACTTTTTATGTCACGTCATACATCATCTGATATGAGGTGGCATAAGGAAGAACGTGTTGATACAGAAGGTGTACTTAGACACCCGGCAGATGCagaggtttggaaggattttgatAGACAATATCCAGATTTTGCAAAAGAATCTAGAAATGTAAGGCTTGGATTTGCAACAGATGGGTTCAATCCATTCGGTGATTTATCAAACTCGTACAGTATGTGGCCAGTGTTACTAATGCCATATAACATGCCGCCATGGAGATGCATGAAACGAGAATTCTTAATGATGGCATTATTGATTCCGAGACGTCATGCTCCAGGAAAAGACATAGATGTCTATTTACAACCTCTGATCGATGAGCTGAAAGAACTATGGGAAAATGGTGTACGTACTTTTGATATTATTgataaaaaatattttacaatgcgTGCAGCAATATTGTGGACGATccatgattttccagcatatggtactGTATCTGGGTATAGCACTCAAGGTTATAAAGCTTGTCCTGTTCGTGAAGATGACACGTCTTCATTTAGAATAAGAGGAAAAACATGTTTCATGGGTCATCATCGATATTTGTGTCCGAACCACCAATGGGGCAATGATATGGAGTATGATGGTACAATCGAACGGCGTTCACCTCCAAAAATTTTAACAGGAGATGAAATCTTAGATAAATTAAAGGGTGTATGGAAATGTAGGGCAGGTAAAAATGATAAGATCATTAAGGACGATAAGCAACAAATGAAGGATGCATGTTATGAAAATAACACGAACTGGAGGCGAAAAAGTATTTTTTGGGAGTTAGAATATTGGCCTAAATTAAAACTAAGACATAATTTGGATGTGATGCATATTGAGAAAAATATATGTGATAGTGTAGTTGGTACAATATTTAGTATTGATGGGAAGTCTAAAGATACTGAAAAGGCAAGACTTGATTTACAAGATTTAAATATTCGTAAGCAGCTACACATGAAAAAGAAGGGGAACAAATGGTTCAAACCAGTAGCATGCTATACATTATCAGCGAAGGAACGACAAGAATTTTGTACGTTCATAAAGTCTGTAAAATTTCCTGATGGATATGCTGCAAATATTTCTCGGAATGTTAACATGAAAGATGGAAAGTTATTTGGGTTGAAAAGTCATGATTGTCATATTTTATTACAGAGGTTGTTATCTATTGGTTTAAGgccatatttgaaaaagaaagtaATGGATGCTATTGCTGAGCTGTCGTTATTCTTCAAAAAGCTATGTGCGAGGACATTATATGTGAAAGACATAGACGAATTGGAAAAGGGCGTTGTACTCACGTTGTGTAAATTAGAAAGTATCTTTCCTCCTGCCTTCTTTGATGTGATGATTCATCTTATGGTTCACTTGCCATTAGAAGCTAAGTTAGGTGGTCTAGTACAAATGCGATGGATGTATTCAATCGAAAGGTAACAAAATCTATAActtaagtttaaaaaattaaataatcattgaatACAATTCTTTAGTACTATATattgaaaacataattaatttcagggaattaggtcatttgaaaaaatatgtgAAAAACAAAGCTCGATCTGAAGGTTCTATTGCAGAAGGATACATTATTACTGAGGCACTaaaattttgttcaatgtatCTTCGTGGAATGGAAACACGCTTTAATCGTCCTGAGCGCAATCCTGATTACCTTGGAATTAGAAAAAAATCGACACTGTCAATATTCAACCTGCCTACAAGACCATTTGGAAGACAATCATCCATCACACTAACTCAAGATCAACGAACCCAAGTTCAATGGTACATTTTGAATAATTGTCCTAAGTTGGAACCATATTTAACGTaagtttataattttattttttaaattctaacAACATTTAGGTTTTAGCATAAAAATAATCTTTCATAGTACTTATTTTGAACACAGAGAACATAGATTATTCTTACAATCTCAAGGAATTCTGGATATCAATCAAGTGCAAAAAAATGAATTTTCAACATGGTTTGAAAATAAAGTAAGTTTAAATATCAATGTTTGatattctaaattttttatttgtcttgatcttacatttataatttTATCTGCCATCacagataaaaaaaatgaatgaaacaaTATCTGGTAAAGCACAGGAAGATTTGTATGCAATTGCAATGCAACCAAGTTTTTTGGCTTGTACATATGCTGGTTGTATGGTTAATGGAGTTCGATACCATACAAAAAGTCGAGATGAAAGACTTTTAACTCAAAACTACGGTGTTCACGTTGAAGCAGAATATGATGGAAATATATGTGATTTTTATGGTGTCATCAATGAAATTTGGGAAGTACATTACCTCTATTTGAACAAAGTTATATTGTTCAAATGCTCTTGGTACAATACCAATGGAAGTGATATAATGTACTCTGAATATAACTTTACTAGTATCAACATCAACTCAGAATGGTTTGAAGATGAACCATTTGTTCTTGCCAATCAAGTAAGTTTGGTTTTTTATTTGGATGACATTAAAAAAAGTAAAGATAATAAAGATTGGAAAGTGGTACAAAAATTAAATCATCGTCACATCTGGGATATACCATCAAAGCCAATGGACGGTGAAGTTGATGATGAAGATCCAACTATCAACAGTTCTGAAGCATATCAAGAAGAATCTTCGAATGACATTGGCGTGAATTTTGATTCAACGACAAATGATACTAATCTTATTCGGGATGATATTGAAGATATAGAATGTGATAATCATCAATTGTTCAATGAACTtcaaataaatcataatgatcaaGTTCAAAGTGATATAAACAGTGACGATACCGATGAAGAAGCTTTACTCGATGATTCTGAAGATATAACTTTGAGTGATGAAATTGATTAACTATAAAGTGTgttattattcttattttttgtAAAGTTTTGAATATGCAAATTTATTATAtgctaataaaaaatttatattttttagatttttaatcaTGACAAATGAGAAGTCTCTCGATCCACCAATAACTACTAGAAGGGTTTTTGGCCGTAATAGGATGCATATTAACTCTTCATCATCTACACAGTCTCCTCCTCATTTGCCATGTTCTTCCAATGATGATTCAATAACACCATTAAATGATGAAACACACAAGTCCTTAGAAGGTATAAATGGTTTATGTACAACTTatgataatatgataatatatacattaaaaatttatgaaaatagTTATGATTATAagtaatataacaattatttgaCAGAATCAAGGAAGAGAACTCGTGGCCCTACTCGTGGGGATGGTGTCAGACGCTTATTAAAGGATGATGCAAGTAAGTTAAATATTTCCTATAAAAAAGGAGAACTTCGAGTTCATGGGACGCATGCCACTGCATTTGCGAACATTGTTGGTGTAAATGTACGCCATCATGCTCCACTTCAGTATAGTGGATGGGCTAAAGTTCCTCCAGAAGATAAGAAAGTCGTATATGCTCGTATCATAGTATGTTTATGTTACCatacttattttataatattttttgcatgacaatttattttttgaaattcttTTTGCAGGATGTATTCGAGATGGATTTTAAAAAAGATCCATATCTTGAAACTATTTGCAATCACTATTGTTCAGAGTGCTATAAAGATTATCGTAATAATTGTCACAGAGAGTACAAAAATATCATCAAAGAACGTAAGAATCCATTAGAAAATCGGCCTGTGAAATTGGTGCTAAGAGATGAAGATTGGCAATGGATGTGCAATAAATGTTTCTCTAATGAAGAATGGAAGGTATCCTACatttcttgaattatttgtacacatttcataatttttaattcttaaaactCACATGAAAAGTATTTTGTAGAAAAAGTCAATTGCAGGATCAAAAAATAAATCAAGTGTTTCTTTTATGCATTCTGGTGGAACTAAGTCATTTATTCAATATTTACAAGAGGAGGTAAACATATATTTGACATAATATCattgtaattttattatatttaatgttattaattatttaaatgcattacAGAAATCAAAACAAATAATGGATGACAAAGTACAACAAGAAACAATGAAGTTTGGAGAGATTGAAATGTTTCGAAAAACTCATTGTACAATTAAGAATGAGTGGACCCACAGAATAGTCGAGGACAAATATGTATGTTcgacttttaaaaattatgaatttttactttctaaattttgtaaaactattacacTATTAATTTGTTGTTATTGTAGAAGGAAATGGTAGAGTTACGAAAAGAGAAACTCATTCAATTTGAAGATGGATTGTTACTAGTAGTGGATGGGCTACTATATACAGGCAAGTTTTAGGCGAAGAAAAATATGGTTGGTTACGAGGTTTTGGTCCTATACCCGGAAAGAAGATGTCAACCCAGTTATCATCCAAACGTGAAGAGATTGAAGATGAacgtttgaagaaattagagaaaATCATTGAAGATCTTAAAAACGAACAAAATAACAACATTGCAAGAATTGTTCAAGAGAATATGGAGAAGTTCTACGAATCACAACAAAGTCGATTATTAGAACAAAGAGCATTAGAGTCACAAATCACACCTCCTCCATCAATGGTTTCATTAAATTTTAAATCCaatattacatataatttatgaagtttttttctaatcaattattaattttatattttgtttcagAATAAACAACATAGTCTTTCACCGCAACTGGAGCCATGTAAAGGAAAAGATcaaccttcttcttcacaaactctCAATACATCCTCCACAAGTTTAAAGGAAGTGCAAAAATCTCCAATTCAATTTGAGATGCCCAAGGATGCTCCAAAGAGTGTAAAGGCTGTATTACTAGTTGTTCGACTTTATGAACCTTCACACACATTTCGTATTGCCATGGACCCAGAAATTTTGGATAGTGATCAATACTTATTTATTTCACCTGAAGATGTGATTCACCTTGGCACCATGACAGAGATTGGAGCTCCTTGTATAACATTTTGGATCAGGTAAAAAAGAAATACCTTTCACATAATTCTCATGcacaaaataacattatttgtCTTACAAATTCAATTGTAATATTTAGGATCTTACATCGAAAGTTGGAAAAAGCAAATCGAGCACAATATTTTCGCTTCTTTCATCCAACTTTGGCTTTGGATTCGTGTCAAACACAAAATGCAATATCAATGGAAAATCGCTTGGAAGACACAGAAACAGGACAATTTTGGTTGCTTCCTATTCATATTGGgtaagatttatttatttatttaactaattacaTTATCAATATCTTAATTTATATACAATATCGTATTTTATGATCAGCAGATATCATTGGATGCTAGTAATAATTGATCCATTGCGTGATACATGTTATTGGCTTGATCCAATTAGACTACCCCCACGAAACGAAATTAAAAGTCTAATGGCAATGTAAGTTAAATAGTGATATggattagtcttatttaatttttactttaaatttattattaaatattttatttctttattaggGCTTTTTATTACTACAATACCTCAAAAAATAGGCAACCAAAAGAGATTACATGGAAATCTATAAAGGtaagttataaaataatatcacataatatatattacatttggtagttactttaaaatattacaatataatattgtattgaaattttaaattatcaatatcTTTTAATCTTGTCATTTACATTTTATGAATTTGTGCAATGTCCTCAACAACCATCGAATATTGAGTGTGGATATTATCTAATGACATATATGCATGACTTTTGCATGAATCCTAGACCTATCAATTGGTTAACTACTCATGTAAGATgtatataaatactattgaaatataatattttgttattaTATTATACAATTGACTAATATTCATTATTACTTACATTTATTTATTACAGTGCAAAGAGAAGATGAAAGATTACACAAAACAAAATATTGATCAAATTCGAGTGGAGTGGGCTGACGAATTCATAGAATTGGTTGACTAATTCCAATGAGCAATTCTATAGTTCCTTCTCCAATTTTCATTTTCAAAAGTTGTATCCAAAGAGTTTTGTGGTTctagatttttatttattttgaatagttTTATAGTCACTATGCTCTTTTTTCCCCCAAGAGGCTTTTTCCCATTGGATTTTCCATTTTGCGTTTTTTAACCGAGGCTTGCCATAGGTTCAATGCAATATCTTTGTTTTAGGAAAGTTATATGCATCCCTATACATGACTTATGtagttttttacttttattttccttCGAGTTTGTTATTGTACttatgatatttttaattttatcttttgattttgtCCATATACatttagttagttttttttttaccttgatcttatttttttttaaaaaaattattttacgaattaaaatattattaatttgttgAGAGTCCATAACACAAatctaaatttaattactttatgtttggtattcttatatatttttttacattatAATTTTTATTGTGTTCTTTCTCTACCAATACTTTTGTaccaaaaatactactactagaaatattttatttgctagtgccaaaatatgatataatttaGTAGCAATAAATTTATTTCTAGTACCAAAGAATTGATCACTAAATGGGAAAAAAACAAAGATAAAATCATATAAAATGCATCAATTTTATATTTGGTGCTAATATTTAattttagctacaaaaaaatatTGGTAGCTGACAATATAAATAtgctaccaaatattttggtagcAGACGTATTTAGtatcatttaattataatttgctaataaatcattttgctaccaaaatttagtagcaaatttATTCATTGGTGGCAATAATATTAGCTACAAAAGAACATTGGTagctgaaaatataaatatgctaccaaaatatttggtagcaGTAATATCTGGTATTGTATGATTAGAATTTACTACTAAatcattttgctaccaaaatttagtaGTATATGGTAATTAACTGCTACCAaaaatatttggtagctaaaacTTTTGTAGCTAAAAACATGATTTCTTGTAGTGCCTCTGATTTTTGTTTTTCAgagttagaaaaaaaaatgaaaagggaAGGGGAAGAGGGTGCCTCGGTTTCGGGGGGAAAATGGTAGGGAAAATTGTTTtgagaaaaacaaaacaaaacaaagattACACCCTTAGCTTGTGAATGGGTAAGACTCTCCTATTCTCTTTGGAGTATGTGTCctagctcttgagagccctaggaccTAGTCTTGCTGCCCACTCCTCTGTCTCTCTACCCTTGGAAATTACTTTTATGCCCTTGTTTATTTTACCTCACATTTAAGGGATCCAAGGGCGCTTTGGAAATTTTGTGCTATAATTTTCCCTtaacttttaacctatagtttttaaatatctccaagcttaaataattaatttaaatgtgacccaaaaataaatttgtcacatatcacataattttagtaattttatcaaatgtccaaaatgcccttagaggcccgagcaagaaattctcattcttaagcctgATTGATTGGAATtgaaacctcaatcaattttttttaaaacttattgGCTCGAATATAAAGTCCTAGTTTCcagataaaattaatatttttatgccatagtatttcctattttatttaatccgagatttttctcccattagggttcattccttggtccgagaccaatatttctttgcataaagctagacCAATTACCGGATCATTATAGTGGCTATAAAATTCACTACTCATCACAAATTTATATaatatcattttttaaaataatatttcacataattcttcaccggctcTGACCAGCTACTAATGGGTGTCCAAAACACAGGATGTTACAATTAATTAATCGattaatttcatgaaattgattgattaattattattttttagcttttcatttattttggtaataaatgtgtacatgCATAAAAGTAACATGTCATATAGATTGTATGCTAGACACATCCAATTAATTAACATGTTATGCATCATTGTAATTATCATTTTTGCAAATTTTTGCTTAGATGATGAACTTATAGTGATGgcccattattttagataatgGGAAAAATGTCAAATAAAATGGGTCATAatcttgataggttttatttgggcccaattgaacatgtaaattttaaattcctctcttgtgggtggttccacttgtgaaggccaatTTGTTTTGTATTACTAGATTTgacttaatcaattgaataacgatCAATAAAACGAAGGTTTCAATTCCTCTCTTTTGTGTTATGTATGGAAGTTAGGGGGTCttatagtgggaacgacatactagactCAGCCCTCGTCCATGCAAGCAaaaattgttaaggcccatttacctaagttagactttattgtattaggttaattctagttgaacctaaattaattgattggtaacatagtaattctaaatatttaaagtgGATTAAATGGGTATTTTAGAATTAAAAGATATTTATACtaaggtttattaattattttaaataatataaaaaaccttgttttataaatttcataaggaaaatactaaattaaaataataagctttaatttttaaaattcgatctccaccattaaTTTAACTAGGTTAGAGTTTAGTGGGACCTTACGACGCTTTGATTACGTCTCCCTATGGATGGTGTTCACTGGAATTTtaacaaggttatatttcttaggatagatagtTATAGATCCAACctttatagactcatccctacggtgactatgagaaaaagtctataataatcaaaaccgtgggtctagctcataaagttTGAAATAATTGGATTTCGTGACTTTGATCGAATAGGAaggttattaataatatttttagactattattaattgagatatttactctatttaactaagtgaatttgTGATTCTCGCCTACTGGGACACATgtattcatggctagttaaaataCCTTGGAAATAGTAGGTATTTGTTTTTTAGTATTTTTACATATCTATGGATATtttatatgtttgagctatttctGAATATTTATATGATTAAATGTTTGTTAAACTACACATTGATTTCTACTTATTGATAATTTTAGCTCTATGTCAAATCCCATTATCTCCATTCTCTCCAAGGAACTTCTCACTAGAGAGAATTTTCCCAAATGGAAgtcaaacatcaacattgtgttgatcggCGAAAACTCCATGTTTGTTATGACTGAAGTTTTTCCTGGCGTCCTTGGTGATTTATCTTCAAAAGAATCAAGGGAGAAGTACGAGCGTTGGCTCGTTGCCAACAACAAAGCCAAGGCGTACATGCTAGCTAGCATGTCGAACACGCTAAGGACGAAGCTGGAGGATGTCGAAACTGCCTATGAAATCATGAAGCAGCTTCAGGAAATGTTTGGACACAAATTTGGACAAGCTCATTTCGAGGCAACAAAGAAGTATGCTGATTCCAGGATAGTGCCTGGAATGCATGTTTGTGATCACTTCATCAAGATGATGAACAACTTTCAAGAGGAAGAATTGCACGGAGCCACCATAGACGAGGAAACTCAAGTGGGGCTTATTCTGAATAGTCTTGCTCCCAGTtttcttccattcaccaccaactacttACTAAAAAAATGAAGTACATAATGactcaactcatgaacgagcatcAAATGTTTGAAGGTATCAATGGTGGACAAAGTAAGGGACATGACAAGAAGCCTGCTGCTGCTACTAAGGTCGCTCCTGAAGAAGTTAACTTAGCTTCATTCTTGAAGAGAAACAAGAGGAATAAGAGAAAGGACAAGAATGGCAAGGCCACAACTACTGCAAAACCAACCGGAGGTGCTGCAAAACCTGCTGGGGCAAAACCCAGTGCTAAGAAAGCCAAAGGAGCATGTTTCCACTGCAAGGAGATTGTGCATtggaaaaaggattgcccaactcTCAAGGCTAGAGGAACCCAAGGTAATTGTCAATCTTTTGTCTTCGATGCATGTGTTTTGGaagataataattatatatagattatagACTCTGGATCCACTAACCATGTATGCACTTATTTGTAGCTACTTAGCAATTGGACACCAGTAAaggaaggtgatttgaagcttaGAGTCAGAAATAGAGCGTTCATGAACGTTGAAGCACGAGGACAAGCTCGtctaaattttggaaataaatatttagttttaaataatgcttattttattccaaactttagtcggaatttaatttcagtttctttattacatcaacaacatttTGTTGTAACTTTCACAAGTTTAATATATCAATTTCATTGAATGGATGTTAATTGTATGTTGGGCGTATGGAAAATGAGCTATACCTTTTACGACCTATCACACCCTCCGCTTTTAATAACAAGTTATTTAAGGTAGCTAGATCTAGGACTGCCAAAAGACAA
The Humulus lupulus chromosome 6, drHumLupu1.1, whole genome shotgun sequence DNA segment above includes these coding regions:
- the LOC133785397 gene encoding uncharacterized protein LOC133785397 → MSNPIISILSKELLTRENFPKWKSNINIVLIGENSMFVMTEVFPGVLGDLSSKESREKYERWLVANNKAKAYMLASMSNTLRTKLEDVETAYEIMKQLQEMFGHKFGQAHFEATKKYADSRIVPGMHVCDHFIKMMNNFQEEELHGATIDEETQVGLILNSLAPSFLPFTTNYLLKK